The Armatimonadota bacterium genome includes a window with the following:
- the hpnH gene encoding adenosyl-hopene transferase HpnH, which produces MRYPIGFTLTQARHRSRMERSGQQRYPTVLMLEPLYTCNLACIGCAVERHTGKLKDRMTLEQCFKAVDDCGAPIINLCGGEPTLYPELPQLIEGLIQRGKYIILCTNALKLDTKVFDVIPPSSHLFLMIHLDGMKQTHDYVCNREGVFDTAIKMIKGARKRGYLTYINTTVFKETQVEEVEEMCKLVDKLRANGILISPGYEYDSVDADIFLSREQIHEKFQTIRQFSRRYKVNATPMFLEFAAGIRELPCAPWSTVNYTPNGWKAPCYLIGESHIATWQEFWEKTDWQYWESRKDARCSNCKMHSGFEHSAVSEAMKSVKGTIQLTAWALSK; this is translated from the coding sequence ATGAGATATCCCATTGGCTTTACTCTAACTCAGGCGCGCCATCGCTCCAGGATGGAGCGCTCCGGCCAGCAGCGGTACCCTACCGTGCTGATGCTCGAGCCGCTGTACACCTGCAACCTGGCCTGCATCGGGTGCGCGGTGGAGCGCCATACCGGCAAGCTGAAGGACCGGATGACGCTGGAGCAGTGCTTCAAGGCTGTGGATGACTGCGGCGCTCCCATAATCAACCTGTGCGGAGGCGAGCCGACCCTCTACCCGGAGCTGCCGCAGTTGATCGAGGGGCTTATCCAGCGCGGCAAGTACATCATTCTTTGTACCAACGCCCTGAAACTGGATACCAAGGTTTTCGATGTCATTCCTCCAAGCTCGCATCTCTTCCTGATGATTCATCTGGACGGCATGAAGCAGACGCACGATTACGTATGCAACCGGGAGGGTGTGTTCGACACTGCCATCAAAATGATCAAGGGCGCCCGGAAGCGCGGTTATCTCACGTACATCAACACCACGGTCTTCAAGGAGACCCAGGTGGAGGAGGTAGAGGAGATGTGCAAACTGGTCGACAAGCTGCGCGCCAACGGAATCCTGATTTCGCCGGGTTACGAGTACGATAGCGTGGATGCCGATATCTTCCTTTCGCGCGAGCAAATCCACGAGAAGTTCCAGACCATCCGGCAGTTTTCCAGGCGGTATAAGGTCAACGCAACCCCCATGTTTTTGGAGTTTGCCGCCGGCATTCGAGAGCTGCCATGCGCGCCCTGGTCTACCGTGAACTACACGCCAAACGGCTGGAAGGCGCCGTGCTACCTCATCGGCGAGTCGCACATCGCCACGTGGCAGGAGTTCTGGGAAAAGACCGACTGGCAGTACTGGGAATCTCGCAAGGATGCGCGCTGCAGCAACTGCAAGATGCACAGCGGATTTGAACACAGCGCGGTCAGCGAGGCGATGAAGTCGGTGAAGGGCACGATACAGCTGACGGCATGGGCGCTCTCCAAGTAG
- a CDS encoding NAD-dependent epimerase/dehydratase family protein, whose translation MSSGEADTALVTGVTGFLGFHVAQLLLERPGVQVRALARASSNRAHLDLLACDRFQPVIGDLNDRDSLRKALSGCRRLYHVAADYRLWSRDPRELYRSNVDGTRNVLQAAADCGVERVVYTSTVGALGRTKNGSPADEDTPVSLEDMTGHYKRSKYLAEEVAREYAERGLNVVITNPSTPVGEHDIKPTPTGRIILDLLNGGMPAFVDTWLNLIDVRDAARGTLLAGDRGAAGRRYILGAENVSLAEMLRMVAVAAGRKPPRIRLPWRVAWAAVGAENLLVAGLLRREPRHPLEGVQMARKPMVFDNTRAVRELGLECAPVSSAMARAVSWFRENGMARG comes from the coding sequence TTGAGTTCCGGCGAGGCCGATACCGCCCTGGTAACCGGGGTTACAGGCTTTCTCGGCTTCCATGTGGCGCAGCTTCTGCTGGAACGGCCCGGCGTGCAGGTGCGGGCATTGGCACGGGCTTCCAGCAACCGTGCCCATCTGGACCTGCTTGCCTGCGACCGCTTTCAACCGGTCATCGGCGACCTGAACGACCGCGACTCGCTGCGCAAAGCTCTGTCTGGATGCCGGCGTCTTTACCACGTCGCCGCCGACTACCGCCTCTGGTCGCGTGATCCACGCGAGCTTTACCGCTCCAATGTAGATGGCACGCGCAACGTGCTCCAGGCGGCCGCAGATTGTGGCGTGGAACGTGTGGTGTACACCAGCACGGTCGGCGCGCTGGGCCGCACCAAAAACGGATCGCCGGCGGATGAAGATACGCCGGTATCGCTTGAGGATATGACCGGCCACTACAAGCGCTCCAAATACCTCGCGGAGGAAGTGGCCCGCGAATACGCGGAACGCGGTTTGAACGTGGTGATCACCAACCCCAGCACGCCGGTGGGCGAGCACGATATCAAACCCACGCCGACCGGCCGCATCATACTCGACCTGCTGAACGGTGGTATGCCCGCATTCGTGGACACGTGGTTGAACCTGATTGACGTGCGTGATGCGGCTCGGGGCACACTTCTCGCCGGCGATAGAGGTGCGGCGGGCCGGCGTTACATTCTCGGGGCTGAGAACGTATCACTGGCAGAGATGCTGCGTATGGTTGCCGTGGCGGCCGGTCGCAAGCCGCCGAGGATCCGGCTGCCGTGGCGCGTGGCGTGGGCTGCGGTGGGCGCCGAAAACCTGCTGGTTGCCGGATTGCTGCGGCGCGAGCCCAGGCACCCGTTGGAAGGCGTGCAGATGGCGCGCAAACCGATGGTGTTTGATAACACCCGGGCGGTGCGTGAACTGGGACTGGAGTGCGCGCCCGTGAGCTCAGCAATGGCGCGTGCGGTATCATGGTTTCGCGAGAACGGCATGGCGCGAGGGTAA
- the ispH gene encoding 4-hydroxy-3-methylbut-2-enyl diphosphate reductase: MTPESKNGAVDARRTVEMADEVGFCFGVKRAINLTRDALDERKEVFILGDLVHNKAVTDELQAKGLQRLDEYDDQHRGTMVIRAHGLPQEKIEEAQKRGIEVVNATCPIVLRAQEAAQELERLGRQVVIIGDKNHAEIKGILGALQKPALVIDSVEELYSYKETYLLRRKVGVIFQTTHALELCRAILNELVFMCKDIQIINTICRPVRNRQDDAVELASRVELMIVVGSRTSANTTELAALCKHHNPNTVQVQGAAELTDEMMGDWRHVGIASGLSTPEDLVEEVRLKVLRSAPVGPDGVRA, translated from the coding sequence ATGACGCCAGAAAGCAAGAACGGCGCTGTCGACGCACGGCGCACGGTTGAGATGGCCGACGAAGTGGGATTCTGCTTCGGCGTGAAGCGCGCCATCAACCTCACTCGGGATGCACTTGATGAACGCAAGGAGGTGTTCATCCTCGGTGACCTTGTGCATAACAAGGCCGTTACCGACGAGCTGCAGGCCAAAGGGCTGCAGCGGCTGGATGAGTACGATGATCAGCACCGTGGCACGATGGTTATCCGTGCCCACGGGTTGCCGCAAGAGAAGATTGAAGAAGCGCAGAAGCGTGGAATCGAGGTTGTAAACGCTACCTGTCCGATCGTGCTGCGGGCGCAGGAAGCAGCACAGGAGCTTGAGAGGCTCGGCAGGCAGGTGGTGATTATCGGCGACAAGAACCACGCCGAGATCAAGGGCATCCTCGGAGCTCTTCAGAAGCCCGCGCTCGTCATCGACAGCGTGGAGGAGCTTTACTCCTACAAGGAGACCTACCTGCTGCGCCGCAAGGTTGGCGTGATCTTTCAGACGACACACGCATTGGAGTTGTGCCGCGCCATCCTGAACGAACTGGTGTTCATGTGTAAGGATATTCAGATTATCAACACGATCTGCCGGCCGGTACGGAATCGCCAGGATGATGCCGTTGAACTGGCCAGTCGAGTGGAGCTGATGATCGTGGTCGGTTCGCGCACCAGCGCAAACACCACCGAGCTCGCCGCGCTGTGCAAACACCACAATCCCAACACGGTCCAGGTGCAAGGCGCCGCAGAGTTGACCGATGAAATGATGGGCGACTGGCGCCATGTAGGCATCGCCTCCGGACTTTCCACACCGGAGGACCTGGTGGAGGAGGTGCGCCTGAAGGTGCTGCGCAGTGCGCCCGTCGGGCCGGATGGCGTCCGGGCGTAG